In Polaribacter sp. Hel_I_88, the following proteins share a genomic window:
- a CDS encoding glycosyltransferase family 2 protein, protein MNSKLRNDLFKFKEAKRVTGFDKAIFLGLTFAGLLSMFNLIEWWFRGEHISNLFLFVILSLFFLYGIIRVALIWINYLRIQKPKEVPVPEKNLSVAVFTTSAPGEPLSMFENTFKALKNLNYPHTTYLLDSTEDIAFKELAEEHDVVWLNLANLPGAKAGKINETLKRTKEEFILILDPDHIVLPNFLDQTLGFFQDEKVGFVQVSQGYYNMYRSFTAKGAAEQTYTFYGPTQMGLNGYGSAVAIGANCTFRRKALESIGGHAQGLAEDLQTSLRIHAKGWQSVYNPVIVSRGLVPEDFTSFCKQQLKWARGVFELLFDEIPSTLKHLTFWQKLSYLSIGSYYLFGPITAFFIFVPLLFFTTKISPASMDFTEFIVLGTPILLISILIYGYAQRFLCDQKTERGIHWRGMVLKYSCWPVFTYAFYLTLINKKIPYIPTAKIAVKGFLNPFVKPLILYCIIFLLMLVGIYIERRYYIPESELILTAQKTWAMIGFAMIAFVQFLGGIGAAFKSLYIKAENAWSKVIVSADKKIKIKNN, encoded by the coding sequence ATGAATTCAAAACTACGAAACGATTTATTTAAATTTAAAGAAGCTAAAAGAGTTACTGGCTTTGATAAGGCTATATTTTTAGGCCTAACATTTGCTGGGCTTTTAAGTATGTTTAATTTAATTGAATGGTGGTTTAGGGGCGAACACATTTCCAATCTTTTTCTTTTTGTAATATTAAGTCTCTTTTTCTTATATGGAATTATAAGAGTTGCATTAATTTGGATAAATTATTTACGAATTCAAAAACCTAAAGAAGTACCAGTTCCAGAAAAAAATTTAAGTGTCGCTGTTTTTACAACGTCTGCTCCTGGAGAACCTTTATCGATGTTCGAAAACACATTTAAGGCACTAAAAAACTTAAATTATCCACACACAACTTATTTATTAGATAGTACAGAAGACATCGCTTTTAAAGAATTAGCAGAAGAACATGATGTTGTTTGGTTAAATTTAGCAAATTTACCTGGAGCAAAAGCAGGTAAAATAAACGAAACACTAAAAAGAACAAAAGAAGAATTTATTCTAATATTAGACCCAGATCATATTGTTTTGCCTAATTTTTTAGATCAAACTTTAGGATTTTTTCAAGATGAAAAAGTTGGGTTTGTACAAGTAAGCCAAGGATACTATAACATGTATCGCTCATTTACAGCAAAAGGCGCAGCAGAACAAACATACACCTTTTATGGACCAACTCAAATGGGTTTAAATGGGTATGGAAGTGCAGTTGCCATTGGTGCAAATTGTACTTTTAGAAGAAAAGCCCTAGAAAGTATTGGAGGCCATGCTCAAGGTTTAGCTGAAGATTTACAAACATCTTTAAGAATTCATGCAAAAGGTTGGCAATCTGTTTACAACCCTGTAATTGTAAGTCGTGGTTTGGTGCCAGAAGATTTTACATCATTTTGTAAACAACAACTTAAATGGGCAAGAGGTGTTTTTGAATTATTGTTTGATGAAATTCCGTCAACTTTAAAACACCTTACTTTTTGGCAAAAATTATCTTATTTATCAATTGGTAGTTATTATTTATTTGGTCCTATAACAGCTTTCTTTATTTTTGTTCCCTTATTATTTTTTACAACAAAAATAAGTCCTGCAAGTATGGATTTTACAGAATTTATTGTACTTGGAACTCCTATTTTATTAATTTCTATTCTAATTTATGGTTATGCTCAAAGGTTTTTGTGTGATCAAAAAACAGAAAGAGGAATCCATTGGAGAGGTATGGTTTTAAAATATTCTTGCTGGCCTGTTTTTACATACGCGTTTTACTTAACACTAATTAATAAAAAAATTCCTTATATTCCCACTGCCAAAATAGCCGTAAAAGGATTTTTGAATCCTTTTGTAAAACCATTAATATTATATTGTATTATATTTTTATTGATGTTGGTTGGCATATATATAGAAAGAAGATATTACATTCCCGAAAGCGAATTAATTCTTACAGCCCAAAAAACATGGGCAATGATAGGTTTTGCTATGATTGCTTTTGTGCAATTTTTAGGAGGTATTGGAGCTGCTTTTAAATCTTTATATATAAAAGCAGAAAATGCTTGGAGTAAAGTAATTGTATCAGCAGATAAAAAAATCAAAATAAAAAACAACTAA
- a CDS encoding leucine-rich repeat protein: MKKILYAFIVFSLVFSGCTSPKTDEEPMNDTPTAVDDSSSTNENTAVNINVLANDSFGNDGPNSGPISIPSSTTINGATIAVNNAGTPNDPTDDTIDYNPETNFNGADTFDYTITDSNGDTSSASVSVNVIPPSGPAVGTVFNDGTLKYTITNANSNEVSVEKNTNDGPSGVLEIPATIDQFDITYNVTSIVDEGFAYTYNITSVTIPNNIKTIGNLAFYDSQAITSVSIADSVTEIGHDAFGRCISLSTINIPAGTTHLSDGLFASNRSLANITIPSNITSIGNSVFYDCSSLNNVTIPSSVVNANMGTSVFGLCASLTNITFPDTFTTIPNETFYACNSLENFTIPNNITTIGSSAFYECSVLKEINIPATVSTIGESAFGACINLTKAVIPDNITSLPNNLFYECSSLKEVNIPNGVTSIGSSIFYACSTLEEIVLPNSITSIGNSAFGNCPQLQNFDLPTNLTTIEATTFFNCSSLTEINIPSSVTSIKNGAFAGCNSLSELTIPEGVTSLPNIAFYNCSSLTTVNFPSTLTTIGETAFGNCFSLTTFDVPNTITSISKQAFFQCTSLATVNIPNTITSIGEQAFYNCNGLKNMNINVPTPITINANVFEFVATSGINLKVPSGSVDTYKNADIWKGFSSITAL, translated from the coding sequence ATGAAAAAAATACTTTATGCATTTATAGTTTTCTCTTTAGTTTTTTCAGGATGTACAAGTCCAAAAACAGATGAGGAACCAATGAACGACACCCCAACTGCTGTTGATGATTCTTCTTCAACAAACGAAAATACAGCAGTTAACATTAATGTTTTAGCAAATGATAGTTTTGGTAATGATGGCCCTAATTCAGGCCCAATTTCTATACCATCTTCAACAACAATAAATGGAGCTACAATTGCTGTAAATAATGCAGGAACACCAAATGACCCAACAGATGACACTATAGATTACAATCCTGAGACTAATTTTAATGGCGCAGATACTTTTGATTATACAATTACAGATAGTAATGGAGATACATCCTCTGCTAGTGTAAGTGTTAATGTTATTCCACCTTCAGGACCAGCTGTAGGTACTGTTTTTAATGATGGGACATTAAAATACACAATAACAAACGCAAATAGTAACGAAGTATCTGTTGAAAAAAATACAAATGATGGTCCTTCAGGTGTTTTAGAAATACCAGCAACTATTGATCAATTTGACATAACTTATAACGTTACAAGTATTGTAGACGAAGGTTTTGCATATACCTACAACATTACAAGTGTTACAATACCAAACAATATAAAAACTATTGGAAATTTAGCTTTTTACGACTCTCAAGCAATTACAAGTGTAAGCATTGCAGATTCTGTTACAGAAATTGGACATGATGCTTTTGGGAGATGTATCAGTTTATCTACAATTAATATTCCAGCAGGAACTACTCATTTATCAGATGGTCTTTTTGCGAGTAATAGAAGTTTAGCAAACATTACAATTCCAAGCAACATTACAAGTATCGGAAATAGTGTTTTTTATGATTGTAGTAGTTTAAATAACGTTACAATTCCTAGTAGTGTTGTAAATGCAAATATGGGTACCTCTGTTTTTGGTTTATGTGCTAGTTTAACAAACATTACTTTTCCTGATACGTTTACAACAATACCTAACGAAACATTTTATGCCTGTAACAGTTTAGAAAACTTTACGATACCTAACAACATTACTACAATAGGTTCATCAGCATTTTATGAATGTAGTGTATTAAAAGAAATTAATATACCAGCAACTGTATCTACTATTGGAGAATCTGCTTTTGGTGCTTGTATTAACTTAACAAAAGCTGTAATACCAGACAATATTACAAGTTTACCAAATAATCTTTTTTATGAATGCTCATCACTTAAAGAAGTTAACATTCCAAATGGCGTAACAAGCATTGGAAGTAGTATTTTTTATGCATGTAGCACTTTAGAAGAAATTGTTTTACCTAACAGCATTACAAGTATTGGAAATAGTGCATTTGGTAATTGTCCTCAATTGCAAAACTTTGATTTACCAACTAATTTAACAACCATAGAAGCAACTACATTTTTTAATTGTAGTAGTTTAACTGAAATTAATATTCCAAGTAGTGTAACAAGTATAAAAAATGGAGCTTTTGCTGGCTGTAATAGTCTTAGTGAATTAACGATTCCTGAAGGTGTAACTTCTTTACCTAATATTGCATTCTATAACTGCAGTAGTTTAACAACAGTTAACTTTCCAAGTACTTTAACCACAATAGGAGAAACTGCGTTTGGTAATTGCTTTAGCTTAACTACTTTTGATGTACCAAACACGATTACAAGTATATCAAAACAAGCATTTTTTCAGTGTACTAGCTTAGCAACTGTAAATATTCCAAATACCATTACAAGTATTGGTGAACAAGCTTTTTATAACTGCAATGGTTTAAAAAACATGAATATTAACGTGCCAACTCCAATTACTATAAATGCAAATGTTTTTGAATTTGTTGCAACAAGTGGCATCAATTTAAAAGTACCTTCTGGTTCTGTAGACACTTACAAAAATGCTGATATATGGAAAGGTTTTAGTTCAATAACTGCACTTTAA
- a CDS encoding tetratricopeptide repeat protein yields MMNLLKLGAVFKSLKNSSLCLFMFFYIVALSQNQPIKTTTTNYDTSTEITEDELFKATKAFVASKEFDKALLILSKNYNRFSESLNINWLYAHVLSLNNDKINAEAKFKKAISLSPNNENLEKDYARFLYEIGKLNEVEAILSKYITEDSKDVEFLLMLANISFWNGDVKMAKEKVAKIKEIYPETTLTDNLSSQIRELTAFYLNANFEYQTDSQPLEYFAQHVSLEKYISKFLNPKLEVSNYNFSPQTEQALIVKVNNKFHFYDVGLKINLTGGVYKNFSGETDWVGGFRFIQQLSQEASLNFGYSKNSLLSTIASTTFNLTNQNVFGEFDYNHKYVAIHAAYNQQFYEDDNNIKLFGAYIVSQPIKLYKFSFQAGYGYNFSDSKNVLFVYDNNGVGVYDPYFTPKEQEIHSALFITNFKPTKNLTLKAKLNYGLQASVRNPFSSEVTPNNFEIGGFYDETFSYTEIEGSINYAISNKFGMNVMYTFQETFFYDRNNINLGLNYRF; encoded by the coding sequence ATGATGAACTTATTAAAGCTAGGTGCTGTTTTTAAATCACTTAAAAATAGCAGTTTATGCCTTTTTATGTTTTTTTACATCGTTGCTCTTTCTCAAAATCAACCGATTAAAACGACTACAACAAACTACGATACCTCTACAGAAATTACTGAAGATGAATTATTTAAAGCAACTAAAGCATTTGTTGCATCAAAAGAATTTGATAAAGCACTCTTAATTTTATCTAAAAATTACAATCGTTTTTCCGAAAGTTTAAATATAAATTGGTTGTATGCACATGTTTTATCTTTAAATAATGATAAAATAAATGCTGAAGCTAAATTTAAAAAAGCAATTTCTTTATCACCTAATAATGAAAATTTAGAAAAAGATTATGCCAGATTTTTATATGAAATCGGAAAACTAAACGAAGTTGAAGCTATTTTATCAAAATACATAACAGAAGACTCAAAAGACGTAGAGTTTTTATTAATGCTAGCAAATATTAGTTTTTGGAATGGTGATGTAAAAATGGCGAAAGAAAAAGTAGCTAAAATCAAAGAAATTTATCCAGAAACAACTCTTACAGACAACTTATCAAGTCAAATAAGAGAACTAACTGCATTTTATTTAAATGCTAATTTTGAATATCAAACAGATTCACAGCCTTTAGAATACTTTGCACAACATGTATCTTTAGAGAAATATATCTCTAAATTTTTAAATCCTAAGTTAGAAGTTTCTAACTATAATTTTTCTCCACAAACAGAACAAGCCTTGATTGTGAAAGTAAACAATAAGTTTCATTTTTATGATGTAGGCCTAAAAATAAACCTAACTGGTGGTGTTTATAAAAACTTTTCTGGCGAAACTGATTGGGTAGGTGGCTTTCGATTTATACAGCAATTAAGCCAAGAAGCATCTTTAAATTTTGGATATTCTAAAAACAGTTTGTTAAGCACAATTGCAAGTACTACATTCAATTTAACAAACCAAAATGTTTTTGGAGAGTTTGATTATAACCATAAATATGTAGCTATTCATGCAGCTTATAATCAACAGTTTTATGAAGATGATAACAATATAAAATTATTTGGTGCCTACATTGTATCACAACCCATTAAACTTTACAAGTTTAGTTTTCAAGCTGGTTATGGATATAATTTTTCAGATTCTAAAAATGTTTTATTTGTTTATGATAATAATGGTGTAGGAGTTTACGACCCTTATTTTACGCCAAAAGAACAAGAAATACATTCGGCACTTTTTATAACAAATTTTAAGCCAACAAAAAATTTAACGCTTAAGGCAAAATTAAATTATGGATTACAAGCTTCTGTAAGAAATCCATTTTCTAGTGAAGTAACCCCAAATAATTTTGAAATAGGTGGTTTTTATGATGAAACTTTTTCTTATACAGAAATTGAAGGTTCTATTAACTACGCTATTTCTAACAAATTTGGAATGAATGTTATGTATACTTTTCAAGAAACATTTTTTTATGACAGAAATAATATTAATTTAGGATTGAATTATAGATTTTAA